Within Thermoprotei archaeon, the genomic segment TCTGGCATAAAACCAGCCTTGTCAACGTTATAAATGATTAGTAGTGTCCCTTCTGGATAAGATGGGTTAGTTAGCACTTTCTTCTCTTCGCCGCAGATGTGGCATCTCCCAAGCTTCATAGGATAATCTTCGCTCTCATATTCGTACAATATATAGCGCAGGAATTTCCGGTAGCCTGGTTCTTTAACTAAGTCTAGTAGTTTTCCATCCTTCTTTATAGATACTGTGTAGAGAGCATTGTTCTTAGGGCATTCTCTCTCGGAAAGTAAAGCTTCAAAATCTTGAAAGCTCTTTCCGCCTGAGAAAAATTTTTCCTTAACCTCGCTGAGAATACGCTCCAGTTTCCTTATGTCTTCATCATTTAATCTTTTTTTAGTAATTTCGCTGATTATCTGATCGATAGCCCACTTCTTGTTTTTTGGATCAAGCAAATATTTTGGATTATTGGTGGTCAGTACAAGTTGTGGCTTCATACCTATTGCATTACCAGTCCAGAGGAATTCTTTTGCTCTTTCTTGGTCACATTCAATAGTGCAGTCATATTCCAACTTCCCACTGTCTAGGTCAAAAATAACCTTGACAAGCCGATCTTCTTTTTTAATCTTTTCAATGGGGAATTCTTCTCCCTGTGAAAGTAATATCTCGCCAATTTCCTTCAATGCACTAAGCATTAAATCACCTCAAACATTCCAAAGCCTTGTGAATTTTTAGCACCGAGTCCTGTTTCGTATGCAGTCATAATGAGTGTTTTTGGGCCTTTTAAAAGGAAATGGCCTATCCAACCCTTCACAACTGTGTCCTTATACAAGGTTGTTACTTCTTTTACTCTTAATGGTTTAATTTTAATGTTGGATTTTATATTTTTGCCAGAAAGCAGATAATACTTTTTCTTTACGTTGGAATTGATGAGGGCTGAAAACTCCTTCTCATATGGTGAAAAATAATATGTCTTTTTCTTACCATCAGGAGTCATGAGTGTGCTATATACTGTTAAAGGGGAGAGCATGCGTATTCTTAACTGACCGTTTTTTATAGTTGGCATAGCTGGAAAAGCCAAATCAACCACTCTAAGCATGTGTTTACCTAAAACCATGAAGCCCTTCTTCACAATTGTATTTGCTAAGTCTTCTATAAATTTTTTGATAGGAGAGGAAATGTGCAGAGTTATGTTGCCGTCGTAAATGAACAGCTTGTTCTTTTTGTCCAACATATAATGTCCTTCAAGCCTTGAGAACGTGAACATTTTAAACTGTCTCTTATTGAAAAGGAAGCCTTTGTCGTGTAGAAAAGTAGCTAATTCCCGCGAGATATTATGATAAATAGTAGCCTGAATAAGGTAATTATAATTTGTAGGCAAAACTACTCGTCCATCTTCTTGGTCTCTAAGGGTTAATCGCATCCTCATAGATCCAATCATCTCCAACCATTTCACAAGAGTTCCTGGCCATCTCATTAGTCATTAAATTGGCTATCCTTTCTTCACACAAACATGAATCACCTTAATATGATTTTGTTTTAGCTAACATTTAAGCTTTGCTCTCTTTCTGAAAACAAGCGCGAATTTTCAGCTAAAATTTTAATAGAAAAAGAAACTTACGGTTGGCACAAGGAAGGTTTCCCACTACATGAGGGTTTCACCGAACTTGCCAACATCAAACTTTTCCATGCTGTTCCTAAACCTGTTGCCCAAAAAGCCTAAAACCACCCGTAGGACGGCTAGACAAACACCAGCACGACGGGGTTCTCAACAGCGGCTAACGTTAGGTTTTCAAACATTTCAGGTCAAATAAAATTTAAATAAAAGGGTTTAAAAAACTTTCCAGTTGGATGATGAGAAAATATCGCCGAAAGAAACTCTCCTTT encodes:
- the cas6 gene encoding CRISPR-associated endoribonuclease Cas6, with protein sequence MIGSMRMRLTLRDQEDGRVVLPTNYNYLIQATIYHNISRELATFLHDKGFLFNKRQFKMFTFSRLEGHYMLDKKNKLFIYDGNITLHISSPIKKFIEDLANTIVKKGFMVLGKHMLRVVDLAFPAMPTIKNGQLRIRMLSPLTVYSTLMTPDGKKKTYYFSPYEKEFSALINSNVKKKYYLLSGKNIKSNIKIKPLRVKEVTTLYKDTVVKGWIGHFLLKGPKTLIMTAYETGLGAKNSQGFGMFEVI